A genomic stretch from Fusarium musae strain F31 chromosome 9, whole genome shotgun sequence includes:
- the BEA1_1 gene encoding Beauvericin nonribosomal cyclodepsipeptide synthetase bea1 (antiSMASH:Cluster_9.2~SMCOG1002:AMP-dependent synthetase and ligase), translating into MLINVNNKDTFSSLVYQVRATTTAAFEDEDVPFERIVSTMLPGSRDLSRTPLAQLIFAVHSQKDLGRFELQGLESEAVSSKAYTRFDIEFHLFQEADGLQGSCNFATDLFKPETVENVVSVFFQILRHGLEKPGIQISVIPLTDGIEELRRLDLLRIKKVEYPRDASLVDIFRTQVTAYPDSLAVVDSWTRLTYAELDHQTDLLAKSLGRRGMPAETLVGVLAPRSCEAIVAIIGILKANLAYHPCDVKSPSTRLNDILSGLPGPTIVLLGSGVSAPELEVPDLEFVRVADALEYRDTNDLSCHAHVDMSNPTATSLAYVLFTSGSTGRPKGVMVEHRVIVRLMTSNIIPDFPVQPRSAHMFNIAFDGATCEIFFTLLNGGTLVCIDYMTTLDVKALQDVFIKEQINAACMAPALLKLYLTDARDALRGLDFLMAAGDRFDGQDAIEAQRLVRGQYYNGYGPTENGIMSTRYPIAVGDSFINGVPIGRAVNNSGAYVTDLNQQLVGVGVMGELVVTGDGLARGYFDPALKKDRFIHIEVDGQRVRAYRTGDRVRYRVGNGLIEFFGRIDTQFKIRGNRIESAEVEAAMLGHSSVRDAAVVVQKDDGEKADLVGFVIIDHDHSLEGDSNDNQVEGWQDHFESEMYADIGDIDPSTIGSDFKGWTSMYDGSEIDKVEMQEWLDDTIETLRDSRAPGHVLEVGTGSGMILLNLGVGLHSYRGLGPSKSAAAFTNSVIKSAPSLASRAEVHVGTAQDISQMSDLHPDLVVINSVAQYFPSPEYLAQVADTLVHLPGVKRLFFGDMRTNATNKHFLAARAFRTLGDNATKGAARQKMAELEEREEELLVEPAFFTTLQGRFPDLVHHVEILPKSMDATNELSAYRYAAVVHIRDSDSVPVHTIEKGAWVNFEASRMDRTSLLQFLRSSKNSATVAISNIPFSKTVFERQVVKSLEAEHQSKLDGAAWISAVRSDTKSRASLSVPDLHQLAGESGYRLEVSAARQWSQGSALDAVFHRLPSSSDNRHTLIKFPTDNHLRGSATLANRPLQGLQRRRAALQVRERLQSLLPSYMVPSSIVVLDQMPLNPNGKVDRKELARQARIIPKQ; encoded by the coding sequence ATGCTTATTAACGTTAACAATAAAGACACCTTCAGCTCTTTAGTTTATCAAGTCCGCGCTACAACTACCGCGGCATTTGAGGACGAAGACGTACCCTTCGAGCGCATCGTGTCAACAATGCTACCTGGTTCACGAGATCTTTCGCGAACACCGCTTGCGCAACTCATTTTTGCGGTCCACTCGCAGAAGGATCTTGGGCGGTTTGAGCTTCAGGGTCTTGAGTCGGAGGCTGTGTCTAGCAAGGCGTATACGCGATTTGATATTGAATTTCACTTGTTTCAAGAGGCTGATGGCCTCCAGGGCAGTTGTAACTTTGCGACGGATTTGTTTAAGCCTGAGACTGTTGAGAATGTGGTCAGTGTGTTTTTCCAGATTCTGCGCCATGGTCTTGAGAAGCCCGGGATTCAGATTTCGGTGATTCCTCTTACGGATGGGATTGAAGAACTTCGGCGCCTGGATTTACTCAGGATTAAGAAGGTTGAGTATCCGAGGGATGCCAGCTTGGTGGACATCTTCCGCACGCAAGTGACTGCTTATCCCGACTCCCTCGCAGTCGTGGACTCTTGGACGCGACTTACTTATGCGGAACTGGACCATCAGACTGATCTGCTTGCGAAATCGCTTGGTCGACGAGGCATGCCGGCTGAGACTCTGGTCGGAGTGTTGGCGCCGCGCTCATGCGAAGCGATTGTCGCGATTATCGGCATTCTGAAGGCGAACTTGGCCTATCACCCATGTGACGTCAAATCTCCTTCTACTCGGCTCAACGACATTTTGTCTGGTCTTCCGGGCCCTACAATAGTACTTCTGGGCTCGGGAGTCTCTGCTCCCGAGTTGGAGGTACCCGACTTGGAGTTTGTCCGTGTCGCTGATGCCCTGGAGTATCGCGACACAAACGACCTTAGTTGCCACGCTCATGTCGACATGTCGAACCCTACCGCGACAAGCCTTGCATACGTCCTCTTCACTTCTGGATCCACGGGCCGACCCAAGGGTGTCATGGTCGAGCACCGCGTGATCGTCCGTCTCATGACAAGTAACATCATCCCCGACTTCCCAGTCCAACCGCGCTCAGCCCACATGTTCAACATTGCGTTTGATGGTGCTACCTGCGAGatcttcttcaccctccTCAATGGCGGAACGTTAGTCTGCATTGACTACATGACTACTCTTGATGTCAAGGCGCTTCAAGACGTGTTCATCAAGGAACAGATCAACGCTGCTTGCATGGCACCTGCCCTGTTGAAGTTGTATCTCACTGATGCGCGCGATGCTTTGAGAGGTCTTGACTTTCTCATGGCTGCTGGAGATCGCTTCGATGGTCAGGATGCCATTGAGGCGCAGAGACTTGTTCGGGGACAGTACTATAATGGGTATGGACCGACCGAGAATGGTATCATGAGCACGAGGTATCCTATCGCTGTTGGTGACTCGTTCATCAATGGTGTTCCCATCGGAAGAGCTGTCAACAACTCTGGAGCTTACGTCACGGATCTGAATCAGCAGctcgttggtgttggtgtgaTGGGAGAGCTCGTCGTCACTGGCGATGGTCTTGCGCGAGGATACTTTGACCCAGCCCTTAAGAAGGACCGCTTCATTCACATTGAAGTCGATGGCCAGCGTGTGAGAGCTTATAGAACAGGCGATCGCGTACGCTACCGAGTAGGCAACGGCCTCATAGAATTCTTTGGTCGCATTGATACGCAGTTCAAGATCCGAGGCAATCGTATTGAGTCAGCGGAGGTGGAAGCTGCTATGCTTGGTCACAGCTCTGTCCGTGACGCTGCTGTTGTCGTGCAGAAGGATGATGGTGAGAAAGCAGACTTGGTTGGCTTTGTCATCATTGATCATGATCATTCGTTGGAGGGCGACTCGAATGATAACCAGGTTGAGGGATGGCAGGACCATTTCGAGAGTGAGATGTATGCCGATATTGGCGACATTGATCCGTCTACTATTGGAAGTGACTTCAAGGGCTGGACGTCTATGTATGATGGGAGTGAGATTGACAAGGTGGAGATGCAGGAGTGGCTTGATGATACTATCGAGACGCTTCGTGATAGTCGGGCTCCAGGTCATGTCCTTGAGGTTGGGACTGGTAGCGGTATGATCTTGCTCAATCTCGGCGTTGGGCTTCACAGTTACAGAGGTCTTGGACCATCCAAGTCAGCCGCTGCATTCACCAACAGCGTCATCAAGTCGGCCCCATCTCTTGCAAGCAGGGCCGAGGTCCACGTTGGCACAGCGCAGGACATCAGCCAAATGAGCGATCTTCACCCAGATCTCGTGGTGATCAACTCAGTCGCGCAATACTTCCCTTCACCAGAGTACTTGGCTCAAGTAGCGGACACCCTGGTCCACCTCCCCGGTGTGAAGCGCTTGTTCTTTGGCGACATGCGAACGAACGCTACCAACAAGCACTTCCTCGCTGCCAGAGCTTTCAGGACTCTAGGTGACAACGCGACCAAGGGCGCTGCTAGGCAGAAGATGGCGGAGTTGGAGGAGCGCGAGGAGGAGTTGCTTGTCGAACCAGCTTTCTTCACGACACTACAAGGTCGCTTCCCTGATTTGGTTCACCATGTTGAAATTCTGCCAAAGAGCATGGATGCTACGAATGAGCTCAGTGCCTATCGATATGCGGCTGTGGTTCATATACGCGATAGCGACTCAGTGCCTGTGCATACGATTGAGAAGGGCGCTTGGGTCAACTTTGAGGCATCACGAATGGATCGCACGTCTCTCTTGCAGTTTCTACGAAGCTCAAAAAATTCAGCGACAGTAGCTATCAGCAACATTCCCTTCTCCAAGACCGTTTTCGAGCGACAGGTCGTCAAGTCCCTCGAGGCAGAACATCAGTCTAAGCTGGATGGTGCTGCATGGATCTCGGCTGTTCGCTCTGATACTAAGAGCCGTGCATCTCTTTCTGTTCCTGACCTTCACCAACTAGCTGGAGAATCTGGATATCGCTTGGAGGTCAGCGCAGCGCGTCAGTGGTCTCAGGGCAGCGCCCTCGATGCCGTCTTCCACCGCCTCCCATCATCTTCGGACAATCGTCACACGCTGATCAAGTTCCCGACCGACAATCACCTCCGAGGCTCAGCCACCCTTGCCAATCGTCCACTACAGGGGTTACAGCGTCGTCGTGCCGCGCTACAAGTCCGCGAGCGCCTGCAGTCTCTGCTCCCGTCGTACATGGTCCCCTCCAGCATCGTGGTGCTGGATCAGATGCCTCTCAATCCAAATGGCAAGGTTGATAGGAAAGAGCTTGCGCGCCAGGCTCGAATTATACCCAAGCAGTAG